In Pyrus communis chromosome 8, drPyrComm1.1, whole genome shotgun sequence, one genomic interval encodes:
- the LOC137742840 gene encoding ABC transporter G family member 9-like, with the protein MEQGMVVDLESQTDRRPDSETPGIFKNAIRPVTVKFEDVVYKIKAKKGTKSEEKVILNSVNGLVQPGEILAMLGPSGSGKTTLLTALGGRLGGRLGGSITYNNKTFTNTMKRNTGFVTQDDFLYPHLTVTETLVFTALLRLPNTLPKRDKVMQANAVITQLELTKCKNSAVGDQFMRGISGGERRRVSIGQELLVNPSLLFLDEPTSGLDSTTAQRIVSALWDLASGGRTIVMTIHQPSSRLFYLFHKVMLLSEGNCLYFGKASEVMDYFSGISYVPVIAMNPADFLLDLANGMAPDGSVYNKSKVKQNLALAYKNNLLDRLKTELQETNNSSQFQDGSVQDKKFGKWPTTWWQQFSVLLRRGMKERRHEAFSGLKIGQVLAVALLVGLLWWQSDIAHLQDQIGLLFFMSGFWGFFPLFQAIFTFPPERKMLEKERASGTYRLSSYFMSRIVADLPMELVLPTLFVTITYWMAGLKPSAGNFFHTLFALLLSVLVAQGMGLALGALVMDQKKATVLASVIMLSFLLAGGYYVQHVPAFISWIKYISLSNYSYRLLLGSQYKKSETYPCDGRVCSVGDFPTIKSAGLDGQSSAVVALVIMVVGYRFISYLALMRIGVTKKKHP; encoded by the exons ATGGAGCAAGGGATGGTGGTGGATTTAGAGTCTCAGACTGATAGAAGACCCGACAGTGAAACCCCTGGTATCTTCAAGAATGCCATTCGACCCGTCACAGTGAAG TTCGAAGACGTGGTTTACAAAATCAAAGCCAAGAAGGGCACCAAGTCCGAAGAGAAAGTGATCTTAAACAGCGTCAACGGCCTAGTTCAACCCGGCGAAATCTTAGCCATGCTCGGCCCCTCCGGAAGTGGCAAAACAACCCTCCTAACCGCACTCGGAGGCAGACTTGGAGGCCGACTAGGAGGTTCCATAACctacaacaacaaaaccttCACAAACACAATGAAAAGAAACACCGGCTTTGTAACGCAAGACGATTTTCTCTACCCGCATTTAACGGTGACAGAAACCCTAGTCTTCACGGCACTTCTTCGCTTGCCCAACACGCTACCCAAGAGAGACAAGGTTATGCAAGCCAATGCAGTGATTACACAGCTCGAATTAACCAAATGCAAGAACAGTGCCGTTGGTGATCAGTTCATGAGGGGTATTTCGGGCGGGGAGAGAAGACGGGTTAGTATAGGACAAGAACTACTCGTAAATCCCAGCTTGCTCTTCCTGGATGAACCGACGTCAGGGCTCGATTCAACGACGGCTCAGCGGATTGTATCGGCACTGTGGGATTTGGCAAGTGGTGGGAGGACGATCGTGATGACTATACATCAACCTTCAAGTAGGCTGTTTTACTTGTTTCATAAGGTGATGTTGTTATCGGAAGGAAACTGTTTGTATTTTGGGAAGGCGTCAGAGGTTATGGATTATTTTTCGGGCATTAGCTATGTTCCCGTGATCGCTATGAATCCTGCAGATTTTCTGTTGGACCTTGCTAATG GTATGGCACCTGATGGATCAGTTTACAATAAGAGCAAGGTGAAGCAGAATCTGGCCTTGGCCTACAAGAATAACCTTTTAGATAGATTGAAAACTGAACTTCAAGAAACCAATAACTCCAGTCAATTTCAAGATGGATCTGTACAAGACAAGAAGTTTGGGAAATGGCCCACAACTTGGTGGCAGCAATTCTCTGTGTTGCTGAGGAGAGGAATGAAAGAGAGGAGGCATGAGGCCTTCTCTGGTCTCAAGATTGGTCAGGTATTGGCTGTGGCTCTTCTTGTTGGCCTACTATGGTGGCAATCTGATATTGCACACTTGCAGGATCAG ATTGGGCTTCTCTTCTTTATGTCTGGATTTTGGGGTTTCTTCCCTCTCTTCCAAGCAATCTTCACCTTTCCACCAGAGCGCAAGATGCTTGAAAAGGAAAGAGCTTCAGGCACATACAGACTCTCCTCCTATTTCATGTCGAGGATTGTTGCTGACCTCCCAATGGAACTTGTCCTTCCGACCCTATTTGTCACCATAACATACTGGATGGCAGGCCTCAAACCGTCGGCTGGAAACTTTTTCCACACCTTGTTCGCTCTGCTCCTAAGTGTTTTAGTAGCTCAAGGCATGGGGCTTGCTCTTGGGGCTTTGGTGATGGACCAGAAAAAGGCGACGGTTCTTGCATCAGTCATCATGTTGTCATTTCTTCTTGCTGGTGGCTACTATGTTCAACATGTTCCTGCTTTTATCTCTTGGATCAAATACATTTCACTAAGCAACTACTCCTACAGGCTCCTTCTGGGTTCTCAGTACAAGAAAAGTGAGACCTACCCATGTGATGGTAGGGTTTGCTCAGTTGGAGATTTCCCAACCATAAAATCTGCTGGGCTCGATGGACAATCGAGTGCTGTGGTTGCTTTGGTCATTATGGTTGTGGGTTACAGGTTCATCAGTTATTTAGCTCTCATGAGGATTGGAGTTACAAAGAAGAAGCACCCTTAG